Proteins co-encoded in one Neodiprion lecontei isolate iyNeoLeco1 chromosome 3, iyNeoLeco1.1, whole genome shotgun sequence genomic window:
- the LOC107227587 gene encoding ubiquilin-1 produces the protein MAESQESQKKITINIKTPKEKQSVEIEENASIKDFKDAVSKKFNAQPDQICLIFAGKIMKDHETLATHNVKDGLTVHLVIKAPRAPATQTEAPPPRPPADVNASPFGLGGLGGLPGLESLGLGSGNFMELQQRMQRELLSSPDMMRQVLDNPLVQSLMNDPENMRNLVTSNPQMQELMQRNPEISHMLNNPELLRQTMELARNPSMLQELMRSHDRALSNLESIPGGYSALRRMYRDIQEPMLAAAANERNPFAALVESSQPIDAANPQQGQENRDPLPNPWSQGQTAPVGQEQGQGPGQGTNPNPMREGILSSPGMQSLTAQMMENPQLMQNMLNAPYTRAMLEAMSADPAMASRMISANPLFRRNPQMQEQMRAMMPAFLRQMQNPHIQSVVGNPEALAAIRQIQQGMEQLRTVAPELVDNMGLSVPPVPTTPTSGATVQTPTTGPQTDADQQGAAFSQFMARMVSSMALNQGADGVAGGQQLPPPEERYRAQLEQLTAMGFVNRDANLQALIATFGDINAAVERLLANGQLSMS, from the exons ATGGCAGAAAGCCAGGAGAGTCAgaagaaaattacaattaatattaaaacGCCAAAGGAGAAACAGAGCGtggaaatagaagaaaatgCATCAATCAAAGAC TTCAAAGATGCGGTTTCCAAGAAATTCAATGCCCAGCCCGATCAGATCTGCCTTATATTTGCCGGGAAAATCATGAAGGACCACGAGACACTTGCCACACACAACGTCAAGGATGGTTTGACCGTCCACTTGGTCATCAAGGCTCCCCGGGCACCCGCCACCCAGACGGAAGCTCCGCCACCCCGGCCCCCCG CCGACGTTAACGCCAGTCCCTTTGGCCTAGGAGGTCTGGGGGGACTTCCTGGCCTTGAAAGCCTTGGATTGGGCTCGGGCAATTTTATGGAATTGCAGCAACGCATGCAGCGTGAATTGTTGTCTAGTCCTGATATGATGCGGCAGGTGCTTGACAATCCGTTGGTGCAAAGCTTGATGAACGATCCTGAAAACATGCGAAACTTGGTCACATCTAATCCTCAAATGCAGGAATTAATGCAGCGCAACCCGGAGATAAGCCACATGCTCAATAACCCAGAACTTTTAAG ACAAACCATGGAATTGGCGCGAAATCCGTCAATGCTACAAGAGCTGATGCGCTCTCACGATCGAGCACTCTCCAACCTGGAAAGTATCCCTGGTGGTTACAGCGCATTACGACGAATGTATAGAGACATTCAGGAGCCCATGCTCGCTGCCGCAGCCAATGAACGCAATCCATTTGCGGCTCTAGTCGAATCCAGTCAACCCATTGATGCAGCAAATCCTCAGCAGGGGCAGGAGAATCGTGACCCCTTGCCAAACCCTTGGAGTCAGGGTCAAACGGCACCAGTGGGTCAAGAACAGGGACAGGGGCCAGGGCAGGGGACCAATCCAAATCCCATGAGAGAAGGCATTTTGAGTTCACCTGGAATGCAGAGTTTGACCGCACAGATGATGGAGAATCCGCAGTTGATGCAAAACATGTTGAATGCACCATACACTCGTGCCATGCTCGAGGCAATGAGTGCAGATCCCGCCATGGCCTCCAGAATGATATCGGCGAATCCACTGTTTCGAAGGAATCCTCAAATGCAGGAGCAGATGCGAGCTATGATGCCAGCCTTTTTGCGACAGATGCAAAACCCCCACATTCAGAGTGTTGTTGGTAATCCAGAAGCCCTCGCTGCTATTCGACAAATACAACAGGGCATGGAACAACTTCGTACTGTCGCCCCTGAACTTGTAGACAA CATGGGTCTAAGTGTTCCACCGGTACCCACCACTCCTACGTCTGGTGCCACAGTACAAACCCCGACTACAGGTCCGCAAACAGACGCTGATCAACAGGGCGCAGCATTTTCCCAATTCATGGCTCGTATG GTATCATCAATGGCGCTAAATCAAGGTGCGGATGGAGTTGCTGGAGGTCAGCAGCTTCCCCCTCCTGAAGAACGATATAGAGCACAGCTCGAGCAACTTACTGCAATGGGTTTTGTAAACAGGGACGCCAACCTTCAAG CGCTAATCGCAACATTTGGAGACATAAACGCAGCTGTTGAGAGACTACTGGCAAACGGACAACTGTCTATGAGCTAA
- the LOC107227578 gene encoding protein SMG5 produces MKKSFNPVADARNDCLDQTRRLYRGVTDIAQRLDEQRSRSLSVIDIFTPSGETLRAKLRDYCERLIFKDTIGHARKIEELLWRRGFYDVVVAVKKLRKANSWNETEKAYIFTHLAVGVGFYHHLILRLQLECNLDLMGVIDFASPQNKEALSNRKQKSLQSKMHTEEVRRCAIRFIHRSLICLGDLSRYKLDLDPCWDPKIATRYYKMAILIDPNIGMPHNQLGTMSGNKNFGLDAVYYYMRCMLCSESFEGAEGNLKRMIATHSFTGKEEDQLHRCIAQLLSLLQLWNSISPNSDSINQVSQELLAEFENCLTLETTESDSKKEEESSIQLYLQSFAEDEPYHLTDEMVFKIMVICFMTIMKLQSKDSPEVRGVIAFTLAILSQLLQTTIERLQESVINISLLNSEEYVTSNPQFVRENGNDELKTDDVQDTNGINIENKQSLLNCDNNFLDINDNRKHLDNIEETFIDVDDLLNGVKKSKDKSKSLLTKLRRPRRRKNSSDSDASDADGATIGSSSDELNSDISETEEDALSEEIILSDDGVSEDLSDTEVPQVTNKEQDSIVEDKTNAIGETNPTLTDIKESINTLNANISSNSVNETVLKDDRDSTTNSGSALTVITNVDSNSAYDESNGSSNTIAYVAQLKKQSLGTAEIMNVLMGEGILTSIKICFDWLIGNPDIVQSCAKSSSTLLKRISTLLNLININADALFKNPENITLFQNLNSQNLKKSVEVVPLPEDIELKGLKVFDNTQKTLNWESLKKFRMNKREETLLRIMKLIKFGHFLSTIEESGISYDETTRLFVTSHVDNSTASNIDSRKEKKESEADHPQGKLMRHMGRLWLKAEVRALETRLRSRLMSPYLVPDHEALSKHMPALKRLVYAKRFIVVIPSVVVSALDEVKRTSSRAREATRWLEAQLRRGSRFLRAQRPHERLPIPLVKGPRPKDKEAWLYFQIIECCHYLTNQTKVSLTSEGEAPVVTLLTGCSADEQKTANFSPVGLAKSAGVNLEHIESFHTKWKASSKSHG; encoded by the exons ATGAAGAAGTCATTCAACCCTGTGGCGGATGCCAGAAACGACTGCCTCGATCAGACGAGGCGTCTTTACAG AGGGGTAACTGATATTGCCCAGAGGCTCGACGAGCAGAGGAGCCGATCTTTGtcagtcattgatatctttaCACCATCAGGAGAAACCCTCAGAGCCAAACTGAGAGATTACTGCGAGAGATTGATATTCAAAGACACCATTGGCCATGCTCGCAAGATAGAGGAACTCTTGTGGCGACGGGGCTTCTACGACGTCGTTGTCGCTGTTAAAAAACTGCGAAAG GCTAACTCTTGGAATGAGACTGAAAAAGCATATATATTTACTCACCTAGCAGTGGGCGTGGGATTTTACCATCACTTGATCCTGAGGCTCCAGCTGGAATGCAATCTAGATTTGATGGGCGTTATAGACTTTGCTTCTCCTCAGAACAAAGAAGCATTATCCAAT CGAAAACAAAAGTCATTGCAAAGTAAAATGCACACAGAGGAAGTAAGGCGGTGTGCCATACGATTCATTCATCGTAGTTTAATATGTTTGGGAGATCTATCAAGGTATAAACTAGACCTAGATCCATGTTGGGACCCAAAAATTGCGACTAGATATTACAAGATGGCTATTCTGATAGATCCAAATATTGGGATGCCCCATAATCAACTGGGAACTATGTctggaaacaaaaattttggacTTGATgctgtttattattatatgagATG CATGTTATGCTCGGAATCATTTGAGGGCGCAGAAGGTAATCTGAAAAGAATGATTGCAACCCATTCTTTCACGGGCAAGGAAGAAGATCAACTACATCGCTGTATTGCGCAACTCCTGTCGTTGCTACAACTTTGGAATTCCATCTCTCCAAACTCTGACAGCATAAATCAAGTTAGCCAA GAATTACTtgccgaatttgaaaattgtctcACACTTGAAACAACTGAATCAGACAGcaagaaggaagaagaaagtaGCATTCAATTGTACCTACAAAGTTTTGCCGAGGATGAACCTTACCATCTAACTGACGAAATGGTGTTCAAAATCATGGTTATCTGTTTTATGACAATAATGAAACTCCAGAGTAAAGATTCGCCCGAAGTTCGCGGTGTAATCGCATTCACTTTGGCTATTTTATCCCAATTGCTACAAACTACTATTGAGAGATTACAAGAGTCAGTGATCAACATCTCTCTGCTAAACAGCGAAGAATATGTGACAAGTAATCCCCAATTTGtaagagaaaatggaaatgaCGAATTGAAGACTGATGATGTTCAAGATACAAACGgaattaatattgaaaataagcAGAGTTTACTAAACTGTGATAACAACTTTCTCGATATTAACGATAATCGCAAACACTTGGACAATATCGAAGAGACTTTTATCGATGTTGATGATCTATTGAATGGGGTCAAAAAGTCGAAAGACAAATCGAAGAGTTTATTGACCAAGCTTAGGCGTCCGCGAAGGCGCAAAAATAGTTCTGACTCTGATGCGAGTGACGCCGATGGTGCAACGATCGGATCTTCCAGCGATGAATTGAACTCTGATATTTCCGAAACTGAGGAGGATGCTTTGAGTGAGGAAATTATTTTGTCAGATGACGGTGTATCTGAAGATTTGAGTGACACCGAAGTTCCTCAAGTAACAAACAAGGAACAAGATTCTATTGTTGAAGATAAAACGAATGCTATAGGTGAGACAAACCCGACTTTGACAGATATTAAAGAAAGTATAAATACTCTGAACGCCAACATATCATCGAACAGTGTTAACGAGACAGTTTTAAAAGACGACAGAGATTCCACCACAAATTCTGGAAGCGCATTAACTGTAATAACGAACGTTGATTCAAACAGTGCTTATGATGAAAGTAATGGCTCAAGTAATACCATTGCCTATGTAGCTCAGTTGAAGAAGCAGAGTCTGGGTACTGCTGAAATAATGAATGTTCTGATGGGCGAAGGGATTTTGACATCAATCAAAATTTGCTTCGACTGGTTGATTGGTAACCCTGACATCGTGCAGTCATGCGCCAAAAGTTCAAGTACACTACTAAAAAGGATATCGACGTTATTGAATTTGATCAACATAAATGCGGATGCTTTGTTCAAAAATCCAGAGAACATCACATTATTCCAAAATCTCAATAGCCAAAACTTGAAGAAATCTGTTGAAGTAGTACCGCTTCCCGAAGATATTGAGCTAAAAGGCCTTAAAGTTTTTGATAACACGCAGAAGACGCTTAACTGGGAATCCCTAAAGAAATTTAGAATGAACAAAAGAGAAGAAACGCTACtaagaataatgaaattaatcaaatttggTCATTTTCTATCTACTATAGAGGAGTCTGGCATATCATATGATGAAACTACACGACTCTTCGTTACCTCACATGTCGATAATTCCACAGCATCGAACATAGATAgcagaaaagagaagaaggaaTCTGAGGCAGATCATCCCCAGGGAAAACTAATGCGGCACATGGGGAGACTGTGGCTGAAAGCTGAAGTTAGAGCATTGGAAACCCGTTTACGGTCCAGATTAATGTCGCCATATCTTGTGCCTGACCATGAGGCTCTCTCGAAGCACATGCCAGCTCTGAAGCGTCTTGTTTATGCAAAGCGATTCATTGTGGTCATACCTTCCGTGG TTGTTTCTGCGTTGGATGAGGTCAAGCGTACGAGCAGTAGAGCTAGGGAAGCAACTAGGTGGCTAGAAGCTCAATTGCGACGTGGTTCGAGATTTTTACGCGCTCAAAGACCGCACGAACGACTTCCAATTCCCCTAGTCAAAGGGCCCAGACCAAAGGATAAGGAGGCATGGCTTTactttcaaataattgaatgcTGTCACTACCTGACAAACCAGACGAAAGTTAGTCTTACGAGTGAAGGAGAAGCCCCTGTAGTTACGTTACTAACTGGATGCAGCGCAGATGAACAAAAAACTGCAAATTTCAGTCCAGTTGGACTTGCCAAAAGTGCAG GAGTGAACCTCGAGCATATAGAATCGTTTCACACAAAATGGAAGGCGTCCAGTAAGAGTCACGGTTGA